From a single Streptomyces misionensis genomic region:
- the hemG gene encoding protoporphyrinogen oxidase: MSTTGTSPGQVVVIGAGIAGLAAAHRLLARGARVTVLEAADRVGGKLLPGEIAGVRVDLGAESMLARRPEAVDLAREVGLADRLQPPAVASAAIWTRGALRPMPKGHVMGVPGTAAALSGVLSDDGLARIERDAELPRTEVGDDVAVGEYVAARLGREVVDRLVEPLLGGVYAGDAYRISMRSAVPQLFQAARAHTSLTEGVREIQAKAAANRQTGPVFMGIEGGVGTLPLAVAESVRAHGGEILTGTPVTALRREPAGGWRVTAGERELRADAVVVAVPAPAAARLLRAECPAAAAELSAVEYASMALITLAYRRADLSLPEGSGFLVPPVDGRTIKASTFASQKWGWIAEEDPETVVLRTSVGRYGETAVLGRDDTDLVEVSRHDLREAVGVEAAPVETRVTRWTDGLPQYPVGHHARVARVREHIAKLPGLAVCGAQYDGVGVPACIASAHAAVDQLSGDLSGVEELTANPVQSLHGGAGE, from the coding sequence ATGAGCACAACGGGTACGAGTCCGGGGCAGGTCGTCGTCATCGGAGCCGGCATCGCCGGGCTGGCCGCCGCGCACCGGCTGCTGGCGCGCGGCGCGCGGGTGACGGTCCTGGAGGCCGCCGACCGGGTCGGCGGCAAGCTGCTGCCCGGCGAGATCGCGGGCGTCCGGGTCGACCTGGGCGCCGAGTCGATGCTGGCCCGCCGGCCCGAGGCGGTGGATCTCGCCCGCGAGGTGGGCCTCGCCGACCGGCTCCAGCCGCCCGCCGTCGCGAGCGCCGCCATCTGGACCCGGGGCGCCCTGCGCCCCATGCCCAAGGGCCATGTGATGGGCGTGCCCGGCACCGCCGCCGCCCTCTCCGGAGTCCTGTCCGACGACGGCCTGGCCCGCATCGAGCGGGACGCCGAACTGCCCCGCACCGAGGTCGGCGACGACGTGGCGGTGGGGGAGTACGTGGCGGCCCGGCTCGGCCGCGAGGTCGTGGACCGCCTGGTCGAGCCCCTGCTCGGCGGGGTGTACGCGGGCGACGCGTACCGCATCTCGATGCGCTCCGCCGTCCCCCAGCTCTTCCAGGCCGCCCGCGCGCATACCTCCCTCACCGAGGGCGTCCGCGAGATCCAGGCCAAGGCGGCGGCGAACCGGCAGACCGGGCCCGTCTTCATGGGCATCGAGGGCGGTGTGGGCACCCTGCCGCTCGCGGTCGCCGAATCGGTGCGGGCGCACGGCGGCGAGATCCTCACCGGCACCCCGGTCACCGCACTGCGCCGCGAGCCCGCGGGCGGCTGGCGCGTCACCGCCGGGGAGCGCGAGCTGCGCGCCGACGCCGTGGTCGTCGCCGTACCCGCCCCGGCCGCCGCGCGGCTGCTGCGCGCGGAGTGCCCGGCGGCCGCCGCCGAACTGTCCGCCGTCGAGTACGCCTCGATGGCCCTGATCACCCTCGCCTACCGGCGCGCCGACCTGTCCCTGCCCGAGGGCAGCGGCTTCCTGGTCCCGCCCGTCGACGGACGCACCATCAAGGCCTCCACCTTCGCCTCGCAGAAGTGGGGCTGGATCGCCGAGGAGGACCCGGAGACGGTCGTGCTGCGCACCTCCGTCGGACGGTACGGCGAGACCGCGGTGCTCGGCCGGGACGACACCGACCTGGTCGAGGTCTCCCGGCACGACCTGCGCGAGGCCGTCGGCGTCGAGGCCGCCCCCGTCGAGACCCGCGTCACCCGCTGGACCGACGGGCTGCCGCAGTACCCGGTCGGGCACCACGCGCGCGTGGCCCGGGTCCGTGAGCACATCGCGAAGCTGCCGGGCCTCGCGGTGTGCGGCGCGCAGTACGACGGCGTGGGTGTCCCGGCGTGCATCGCCAGTGCCCACGCGGCCGTGGACCAGCTGTCCGGGGATCTCAGCGGGGTCGAGGAACTGACGGCCAACCCGGTGCAGAGCCTTCACGGCGGAGCGGGAGAATAG
- the hemQ gene encoding hydrogen peroxide-dependent heme synthase translates to MSDDAPIIESGRIPNKGKLAKDLNDVIRYTLWSVFKLKDVLPADRAGYADEVQELFDQLAAKDVTIRGTYDLSGMRADADLMIWWHAETSDQLQEAYNLFRRTKLGRALEPVWSNMALHRPAEFNRSHIPAFLADETPRDYVSVYPFVRSYDWYLLPDEDRRRMLADHGKMARGFPDVRANTVASFSLGDYEWILAFEANELARIVDLMRHLRGSEARMHVREEIPFFTGRRKDVAQLVADLA, encoded by the coding sequence ATGAGTGACGACGCCCCCATCATCGAGTCCGGCAGGATCCCCAACAAGGGCAAGCTGGCCAAGGACCTCAACGATGTCATCCGCTACACCCTGTGGTCCGTCTTCAAGCTGAAGGACGTGCTGCCGGCCGACCGCGCGGGTTACGCGGACGAGGTCCAGGAGCTGTTCGACCAGCTCGCCGCCAAGGACGTGACCATCCGCGGCACGTACGACCTGTCCGGCATGCGGGCCGACGCGGACCTGATGATCTGGTGGCACGCCGAGACCAGCGACCAGCTCCAGGAGGCGTACAACCTCTTCCGCCGCACCAAGCTGGGCCGTGCGCTGGAGCCGGTGTGGTCCAACATGGCGCTGCACCGCCCGGCCGAGTTCAACCGCTCGCACATCCCGGCGTTCCTCGCCGACGAGACGCCCCGCGACTACGTGAGCGTCTACCCCTTCGTGCGCTCCTACGACTGGTACCTGCTGCCCGACGAGGACCGCCGCCGCATGCTCGCCGACCACGGCAAGATGGCCCGCGGCTTCCCGGACGTGCGCGCCAACACCGTCGCCTCGTTCTCGCTCGGCGACTACGAGTGGATCCTCGCCTTCGAGGCCAACGAGCTGGCCCGCATCGTCGACCTGATGCGCCACCTGCGCGGCTCCGAGGCCCGGATGCACGTCCGCGAGGAGATCCCGTTCTTCACGGGCCGCCGCAAGGACGTCGCCCAGCTGGTGGCCGACCTGGCGTAA
- a CDS encoding SsgA family sporulation/cell division regulator, which yields MTQPFFSAAETSVTDEVVVHVVVADEPPVSLPAELRYDRSDPYAVCLSIGMTSTGTVDWVFARSLLTQGLSRPAGVGDILVTPWHCGPRHALRIVVRSRAGAAVLYVAVPAVTAFLERTRAVVPPGAEGLFVDLDRVVAELLADGG from the coding sequence ATGACTCAGCCGTTTTTCAGCGCCGCCGAAACCTCGGTCACCGACGAGGTGGTGGTGCACGTCGTCGTCGCCGACGAACCGCCGGTGTCCCTGCCCGCCGAGCTCCGCTACGACCGGTCGGACCCCTACGCCGTGTGCCTCTCCATCGGGATGACCTCGACCGGCACGGTCGACTGGGTGTTCGCGCGCAGCCTCCTGACACAGGGGCTGAGCCGGCCGGCGGGCGTCGGCGACATCCTGGTCACGCCCTGGCACTGCGGGCCCCGGCACGCGCTGCGGATCGTCGTCAGGTCCCGCGCCGGAGCGGCCGTGCTGTACGTCGCGGTCCCGGCGGTGACCGCGTTCCTGGAACGGACCCGCGCGGTCGTGCCGCCGGGGGCGGAGGGGCTGTTCGTCGACCTGGACCGCGTGGTCGCCGAACTGCTGGCGGACGGCGGGTGA
- a CDS encoding rhomboid family intramembrane serine protease, whose translation MVIPVHDVNPVRRTPWVTYALILANVLVFLSTPGMPGSVTGAENLAQLCHLEAFMNRFAAVPRELVHGQLPHLVPTGQVGLGPHGPGCVVAPPDYRKSPPLSVFTAMFVHGSWLHLLGNMLFLLIFGNNVEDRMGHIRFLLFYVVCGYAAGYGFALLNAGSADPLIGASGAIAGVLGAYIVLWPRARVWVLVPFLIFLPLRLPAWLVLGFWFVLQAVYSSGQAVSDAGTVAYAAHVIGFLAGLLIALPLKPGTPPPPQPPGILFGGRARPRQVW comes from the coding sequence GTGGTCATCCCCGTCCATGACGTCAATCCGGTGCGCCGCACCCCCTGGGTGACGTACGCCCTGATCCTCGCGAACGTCCTCGTGTTCCTGTCCACGCCCGGCATGCCCGGCTCGGTGACCGGCGCGGAGAACCTCGCGCAGCTGTGCCATCTGGAAGCCTTCATGAACCGCTTCGCGGCGGTCCCGAGGGAGCTGGTGCACGGCCAGTTGCCGCATCTGGTGCCGACCGGCCAGGTGGGGCTCGGCCCGCACGGCCCGGGCTGTGTGGTGGCGCCGCCCGACTACCGGAAGTCGCCGCCGCTGTCGGTGTTCACGGCGATGTTCGTGCACGGCAGCTGGCTGCATCTGCTGGGGAACATGCTGTTCCTGCTGATCTTCGGCAACAACGTCGAGGACCGGATGGGCCACATCCGCTTCCTCCTCTTCTACGTCGTCTGCGGCTACGCGGCGGGATACGGCTTCGCGCTGCTCAACGCGGGCTCGGCCGACCCGCTGATCGGTGCGTCCGGCGCGATCGCCGGGGTGCTCGGCGCCTACATCGTGCTGTGGCCGAGGGCGCGGGTCTGGGTGCTGGTGCCGTTCCTGATCTTCCTTCCGCTGCGGCTGCCCGCCTGGCTGGTGCTGGGCTTCTGGTTCGTGCTCCAGGCCGTGTACTCGTCCGGGCAGGCGGTCTCGGACGCCGGGACGGTGGCGTACGCGGCCCATGTGATCGGCTTCCTGGCGGGCCTGCTGATCGCCCTGCCGCTCAAACCCGGCACCCCGCCCCCGCCGCAGCCGCCCGGCATCCTCTTCGGCGGCAGGGCGCGGCCACGGCAGGTCTGGTAG
- a CDS encoding DUF692 domain-containing protein: MDRLGTGIGWRPEIAEAVERMPGVDWVEVVAENVCPGHLPASLRRLRERGVAVVPHGVSLGLGGAERPDEGRLTALAERAAALGAPLVSEHIAFVRAGGPLTASPRLEAGHLLPVPRTRDALDVLCANVRIAQEALPVPLAVENIAALFSWPGEELTEGQFLYELAERTGVRLLVDVANLHTNHVNRGEDPAEALAELPLEAIAYVHVAGGFERDGVWHDSHAHPVPDAVLGILADLASRVAPPGVLLERDENFPEPAELERELGAIREVVGACGAAAGDALGGRGEAVDPGVARQRLGVAQAAVLSSLVAGTPVPEGFDRVRMGVQARALASKRADVVAKVAPELPVLLGAGYRGAFLEYARESPMRGGYRRDALDFAAFLLEHRRPGVPRRELRDWWLDRAGPAPRGRLARTAGRVLARRRHPWSGAGAPPLTNGTSHTGNTMSTW; encoded by the coding sequence ATGGATCGGCTGGGGACGGGGATCGGCTGGCGGCCCGAGATCGCCGAGGCCGTGGAGCGCATGCCCGGCGTCGACTGGGTGGAGGTCGTGGCGGAAAACGTCTGCCCGGGCCATCTCCCGGCGTCGCTGCGGCGGTTGCGGGAGCGCGGGGTGGCGGTGGTGCCGCACGGTGTCTCGCTCGGTCTCGGGGGTGCGGAGCGGCCCGACGAGGGGCGGCTGACGGCCCTCGCGGAACGCGCGGCGGCGCTCGGGGCACCGCTGGTCAGCGAGCACATCGCGTTCGTCCGGGCGGGCGGCCCGCTCACCGCCTCGCCGCGCCTCGAAGCGGGCCATCTGCTGCCCGTGCCGCGCACCCGGGACGCGCTCGACGTGCTCTGCGCGAACGTGCGGATCGCGCAGGAGGCGCTGCCGGTGCCGCTGGCCGTGGAGAACATCGCCGCGCTGTTCTCCTGGCCGGGCGAGGAGCTGACCGAGGGGCAGTTCCTGTACGAGCTGGCCGAGCGGACCGGCGTACGGCTCCTCGTCGACGTGGCCAATCTGCACACCAACCACGTCAACCGCGGCGAGGACCCCGCCGAGGCGCTGGCCGAGCTGCCCCTGGAGGCCATCGCGTACGTGCACGTCGCGGGTGGCTTCGAGCGCGACGGCGTCTGGCACGACAGCCACGCGCACCCCGTGCCCGACGCCGTGCTCGGCATCCTCGCCGACCTCGCCTCCCGGGTCGCCCCGCCCGGGGTGCTGCTGGAACGCGACGAGAACTTCCCCGAACCAGCCGAGCTGGAGCGGGAGTTGGGTGCCATCAGGGAGGTCGTGGGGGCGTGCGGGGCCGCCGCCGGGGATGCTCTCGGGGGGCGTGGCGAGGCGGTGGACCCCGGGGTAGCGCGGCAGCGGCTCGGGGTCGCGCAGGCCGCCGTGCTGTCCTCGCTGGTCGCCGGGACTCCGGTGCCGGAGGGGTTCGACCGGGTGCGGATGGGGGTGCAGGCGCGGGCGCTGGCGAGCAAGCGGGCGGACGTGGTGGCGAAGGTGGCGCCGGAGTTGCCGGTGCTGCTGGGCGCGGGGTACCGGGGGGCGTTCCTGGAGTACGCGCGGGAGTCCCCGATGCGCGGCGGGTACCGGCGGGACGCGCTCGACTTCGCCGCCTTCCTGCTGGAGCACCGGCGGCCGGGGGTACCGCGGCGGGAGTTGCGGGACTGGTGGCTGGACCGGGCGGGACCGGCACCGCGGGGGCGGCTCGCACGGACCGCGGGACGGGTGCTGGCGCGCAGGCGGCACCCTTGGTCCGGAGCCGGCGCCCCACCGCTCACAAACGGAACGTCACATACCGGCAACACTATGTCCACATGGTGA
- a CDS encoding TIGR04222 domain-containing membrane protein, producing the protein MFWLLLLLLAWAFAGTACTRLCLTAVRAADSDPGAGGEDGVPDLTLYEAAFLSGGPERVADVTLVSMARQRRLLLAHTGWATVVDPCGRDEIERSVIGAIGPQGQSRIAPVRARAAGTDEVRRLADRLVRTGLAVPEGALAVGTAVRHVRAAALAVAVLGAAALLLPPQTGTSRPMVGLWFALPLVLTLSCLAIARFEVHPYSPWASAAGQRRLGTLLRRRRPGEEPSLLTAVALRGIRAIGEPELRAAFAHRDAPPRE; encoded by the coding sequence ATGTTCTGGCTCCTCCTCCTGCTCCTGGCCTGGGCGTTCGCCGGTACGGCCTGTACGCGTCTGTGTCTGACGGCGGTCCGCGCCGCGGACTCGGACCCCGGTGCCGGAGGTGAGGACGGGGTACCGGATCTGACCCTGTACGAGGCGGCGTTCCTGTCCGGGGGACCCGAGCGGGTCGCCGATGTCACCCTCGTCTCCATGGCACGCCAGCGACGGCTGCTCCTCGCGCACACCGGCTGGGCCACGGTCGTGGACCCGTGCGGGCGGGACGAGATCGAACGGTCCGTCATAGGTGCCATAGGTCCGCAGGGGCAGTCCCGGATCGCGCCGGTACGGGCCCGCGCGGCCGGCACGGACGAGGTGCGGCGGCTCGCCGACCGTCTCGTGCGCACCGGCCTCGCCGTGCCCGAGGGCGCTTTGGCCGTCGGCACCGCCGTGCGCCACGTGCGGGCCGCCGCACTGGCCGTGGCCGTCCTCGGCGCGGCCGCGCTGCTGCTGCCCCCGCAGACCGGCACCTCGCGGCCGATGGTCGGCCTGTGGTTCGCCCTGCCGCTCGTCCTGACGCTGAGCTGCCTCGCCATAGCCCGCTTCGAGGTGCACCCGTACTCGCCGTGGGCCTCCGCGGCCGGTCAGCGGCGGCTGGGCACACTGCTGCGCCGGCGGCGGCCCGGTGAGGAGCCGTCCCTCCTCACCGCGGTCGCCCTGCGCGGCATCCGCGCGATCGGCGAGCCCGAGCTGCGCGCGGCGTTCGCCCACCGCGACGCGCCGCCGCGGGAGTAG
- a CDS encoding FAD-dependent oxidoreductase, translating into MSVHQGRERLVVVGGDAAGMSAASQARRMKGPEELEIVAFERGHFTSYSACGIPYWVGGAVAERDALIARTPEEHRARGIDLRLRTEVTELDVSGGRVRARDVDSGAESWTSYDRLVIATGARPVRPELPGADALGVHGVQTLDDGQALLDTLAGVRGRRAVVVGAGYIGVEMAEALIDRGFEVTVVNRGKEPMSTLDPDMGRLVHRAMEGLGITMVNDAEVTKILTGPDGRVRAVATQHAEYPADVVVLGIGVRPQTALAHAAGLPLGAHGGLLTDLAMRVRGHENIWAGGDCVEVLNLVSGQEQYVPLGTHANKHGQVIGTNAGGGYATFPGVVGTAVSKVCDLEIARTGLREKDARRVGLRYETVTIESTSRAGYYPGAAPMTVKMLAERRTGRLLGVQIVGREGAAKRVDIAAVALTAGLTVEQMTALDLGYAPPFSPVWDPVLVAARKAAAKVRES; encoded by the coding sequence ATGAGCGTGCATCAGGGGCGGGAGCGGCTGGTCGTCGTCGGCGGGGACGCGGCCGGCATGTCGGCGGCGTCGCAGGCGCGGCGGATGAAGGGGCCCGAGGAGCTGGAGATCGTGGCGTTCGAGCGCGGTCACTTCACCTCCTACTCGGCGTGCGGCATCCCGTACTGGGTGGGCGGCGCGGTCGCCGAGCGGGACGCGCTGATCGCCCGCACCCCCGAGGAGCACCGCGCCCGGGGCATCGACCTGCGGCTGCGCACCGAGGTCACGGAACTGGACGTGTCCGGCGGGCGGGTGCGGGCGCGGGACGTCGACTCCGGCGCCGAGTCGTGGACGTCGTACGACCGTCTGGTGATCGCCACCGGGGCCCGTCCGGTGCGCCCGGAGCTGCCGGGCGCGGACGCCCTCGGGGTGCACGGGGTGCAGACCCTGGACGACGGGCAGGCGCTGCTGGACACCCTGGCCGGGGTCCGTGGGCGGCGCGCGGTGGTCGTGGGCGCCGGGTACATCGGCGTGGAGATGGCCGAGGCCCTCATCGACCGGGGCTTCGAGGTGACGGTCGTCAACCGCGGCAAGGAGCCGATGTCGACCCTGGACCCGGACATGGGCCGCCTGGTGCACCGCGCCATGGAGGGCCTGGGCATCACCATGGTGAACGACGCCGAGGTCACCAAGATCCTCACCGGCCCGGACGGGCGGGTCCGCGCGGTGGCCACCCAGCACGCCGAGTACCCCGCCGACGTGGTGGTCCTCGGCATCGGCGTGCGCCCGCAGACCGCGCTCGCCCACGCCGCCGGGCTGCCGCTCGGCGCCCACGGCGGGCTGCTCACGGACCTGGCCATGCGGGTGCGCGGCCACGAGAACATCTGGGCGGGCGGCGACTGCGTGGAGGTGCTGAACCTGGTCTCCGGGCAGGAGCAGTACGTCCCGCTGGGCACCCACGCCAACAAGCACGGCCAGGTCATCGGCACCAACGCGGGCGGCGGCTACGCCACCTTCCCCGGGGTGGTCGGCACGGCGGTCAGCAAGGTCTGCGACCTGGAGATCGCCCGCACCGGGCTGCGCGAGAAGGACGCCCGCCGGGTGGGCCTGCGGTACGAGACGGTCACCATCGAGTCGACCAGCCGGGCGGGCTACTACCCGGGGGCCGCTCCGATGACGGTCAAGATGCTCGCCGAGCGCCGCACCGGACGGCTGCTGGGCGTGCAGATCGTGGGCCGGGAGGGGGCGGCGAAACGGGTGGACATCGCCGCGGTGGCGCTGACCGCGGGGCTGACCGTGGAGCAGATGACCGCCCTCGACCTCGGCTACGCGCCGCCGTTCTCGCCGGTGTGGGACCCGGTGCTGGTGGCGGCGCGCAAGGCGGCCGCGAAGGTGCGGGAAAGCTGA
- a CDS encoding helix-turn-helix domain-containing protein: MSTVLTTASVPDRDKVVYWNNAVSRTLVPMTVAPRGDGPFDGRIATNRLGYLQVSTMEADANRVSRTPALIARSPQELVAVGVQVSGTATFIQDGRRTEVGEGDLVVYDTTRPYSFDYPQRFTTHIFQLPRRVLGLTDTDIRQVTGNAIGTGDGFGAMLLPFLATLASSADGYPPAVADRLAGNVVDLFATLIAERAHPGGPDADTARGHLLARIREHINRNLGDPDLSPESIARTHRISVRYLHRLFQGEGTTVGRLIQQRRLEECGRELARRGRTTPTVSAVAQRWGFVNPAHFSRAFRAAYGVSPRDWRNQRTAQEDGGRPASGAPVPGTFPNPRPASAAPARLAAVPVPANG; encoded by the coding sequence TTGAGTACGGTGTTGACGACGGCCTCCGTGCCGGACCGGGACAAGGTCGTGTACTGGAACAACGCGGTGAGCAGGACGCTGGTGCCGATGACGGTCGCGCCGCGCGGCGACGGCCCGTTCGACGGCCGGATCGCCACCAACCGTCTCGGGTACCTCCAGGTCTCCACCATGGAGGCGGACGCCAACCGGGTCAGCCGCACCCCGGCGCTGATCGCCCGCTCGCCGCAGGAGCTGGTGGCGGTCGGCGTCCAGGTGTCCGGCACCGCCACCTTCATCCAGGACGGCCGCAGGACCGAAGTGGGCGAGGGCGACCTCGTCGTGTACGACACCACCCGGCCGTACTCCTTCGACTACCCGCAGCGGTTCACCACGCACATCTTCCAACTGCCCCGGCGCGTGCTGGGCCTGACGGACACCGACATCCGGCAGGTCACGGGCAACGCCATCGGCACCGGGGACGGCTTCGGCGCGATGCTGCTGCCGTTCCTGGCCACCCTGGCCTCCTCGGCGGACGGCTATCCGCCGGCCGTCGCGGACCGGCTGGCCGGCAACGTCGTCGACCTGTTCGCCACCCTGATAGCCGAGCGGGCCCATCCGGGCGGCCCGGACGCGGACACCGCCCGCGGCCACCTGCTGGCGCGCATCCGCGAGCACATCAACCGGAACCTGGGCGACCCGGACCTGTCACCGGAGAGCATCGCCCGCACCCACCGCATCTCCGTCCGGTACCTGCACCGGCTGTTCCAGGGCGAGGGCACCACCGTGGGCCGGCTCATCCAGCAGCGGCGCCTGGAGGAGTGCGGCCGGGAGCTGGCCCGCCGCGGCAGGACGACCCCCACCGTGTCCGCGGTGGCCCAGCGCTGGGGCTTCGTCAACCCCGCCCACTTCAGCCGGGCCTTCCGCGCGGCCTACGGGGTCTCCCCCCGTGACTGGCGCAACCAGCGCACCGCCCAGGAGGACGGCGGGCGGCCCGCGTCGGGCGCCCCCGTGCCCGGGACCTTCCCGAACCCGCGACCGGCGTCCGCGGCACCGGCCCGCCTGGCGGCCGTCCCGGTACCGGCCAACGGGTAA
- a CDS encoding alpha/beta hydrolase, whose translation MKTVALYSAAGALLLTTLGAAPAGGATAVPGAAELRGTLVAAVRARTAGIRFGPCDPADVPRIPHSPAGLRCGTVAVPLDYAHPDGARIRLTVSRTPATGKDGGRTVPRRGALVYNPGGPGASGMYFALAGTLPAWRRIAAAYDLVGYAPRGVGRSAPLSCEDPKQYGKAPTQAPTHPSEAYKRQRVAEAKAYARGCARRSGPGLRFFNSLNNARDLDVLRAALGEHRLTFMGASYGTYIGALYAAMFPAHVRRMVLDSAVNPDPEKVWYRDNLDQSAAFEERWADFRDWIARHDDVYRLGDTPRKVQAGYDRAAARLARKPAGGKVGPGQLQNAFLTAGYYDTYWPSRAAALSAYLRGDPKPLIASAAPGPGSAAAENGGAVYTAVECNDAPWPTSWAVWDRDNTRLARVAPFETWDNAWMNLPCAYWPAPRQRPLDVRTGPGELPPVLILAAERDAAAPYAGALETNRRLAGSRLVTERDAGTHGIGGGPNACVGAYLDGYLLEDRLPERHASCAPHAEPEPDARRS comes from the coding sequence GTGAAGACCGTCGCCCTGTACTCGGCCGCCGGGGCCTTGCTGCTGACCACACTGGGCGCCGCCCCGGCGGGGGGCGCGACGGCCGTCCCCGGCGCCGCCGAGCTGCGCGGCACCCTCGTGGCCGCCGTCCGCGCCCGTACCGCGGGAATCCGCTTCGGCCCCTGCGACCCCGCCGACGTGCCACGGATCCCGCACTCCCCCGCCGGACTGCGCTGCGGCACCGTCGCCGTCCCGCTGGACTACGCCCACCCCGACGGCGCACGGATCCGGCTCACCGTCAGCCGCACCCCGGCCACCGGGAAGGACGGCGGGCGGACGGTGCCCCGGCGGGGCGCCCTCGTCTACAACCCGGGCGGTCCCGGCGCCTCCGGGATGTACTTCGCGCTGGCCGGCACGCTTCCCGCCTGGCGGCGGATCGCGGCGGCCTACGACCTCGTCGGCTACGCCCCGCGCGGCGTCGGCCGGTCGGCACCGCTGTCCTGCGAGGACCCGAAGCAGTACGGCAAGGCGCCCACCCAGGCGCCGACGCACCCCTCGGAGGCGTACAAGCGGCAGCGCGTCGCCGAGGCGAAGGCGTACGCGCGCGGCTGCGCCCGGCGCTCGGGCCCCGGCCTGCGCTTCTTCAACTCCCTCAACAACGCGCGGGACCTGGACGTCCTGCGGGCCGCGCTGGGCGAGCACCGGCTGACGTTCATGGGCGCGTCGTACGGCACCTACATCGGCGCGCTGTACGCGGCGATGTTCCCCGCCCATGTGCGGCGGATGGTGCTGGACTCGGCGGTGAACCCGGACCCGGAGAAGGTCTGGTACCGCGACAACCTCGACCAGTCGGCCGCGTTCGAGGAGCGCTGGGCGGACTTCCGGGACTGGATCGCCCGGCACGACGACGTGTACCGGCTCGGCGACACCCCGCGGAAGGTGCAGGCCGGTTACGACAGGGCCGCCGCGCGGCTGGCCCGGAAGCCGGCGGGCGGGAAGGTCGGCCCCGGGCAGTTGCAGAACGCGTTCCTGACGGCCGGGTACTACGACACCTACTGGCCGAGCCGGGCCGCCGCCCTCTCGGCGTATCTGCGCGGCGATCCGAAGCCGCTGATCGCGTCGGCCGCGCCGGGCCCCGGCTCGGCCGCGGCGGAGAACGGCGGCGCCGTCTACACGGCCGTCGAGTGCAACGACGCGCCCTGGCCCACCAGCTGGGCGGTGTGGGACCGGGACAACACCCGGCTGGCGCGGGTGGCGCCGTTCGAGACGTGGGACAACGCGTGGATGAACCTGCCCTGCGCCTACTGGCCCGCGCCCCGGCAGCGGCCGCTGGACGTGCGCACCGGCCCCGGCGAGCTGCCGCCGGTGCTGATCCTGGCGGCCGAGCGGGACGCGGCGGCGCCGTACGCGGGGGCGCTGGAGACGAACCGGCGGCTGGCCGGCTCCCGGCTGGTGACCGAGCGGGACGCGGGCACGCACGGCATCGGAGGCGGCCCCAACGCGTGCGTCGGCGCCTACCTGGACGGCTACCTGCTGGAGGACCGCCTCCCCGAACGGCACGCCTCCTGCGCGCCCCACGCGGAGCCCGAACCGGACGCCCGCCGGAGCTGA
- a CDS encoding alpha/beta hydrolase, giving the protein MSDFAPSSVRHPVLDRPTRALVARHAGLPSADDRDPEQARLGLARLQEEGDPLDEGATSAEWLALPGGPTGHVRVKVVRPADSVGEIPVVLFLHGLGWVLGDAGTHERLVRELALGADAAVVFVEYERAPEARYPVAVEQCYAVARWIHEQGAEIGLDGSRMAAVGDSAGANLVAALTLLAKERGGVRLLQQVLLCPVTDADFDTPSYREFAKGYFLGRETMRWFWDQYLPDVRQRSEVTASPLQASLEQLTGLPPTLVVTSEADVVRDEGEAYADKLRAAGVAVVSMRYHGTIHGFMVLAPLHDTDAARAARIQILDTVHVALHRYGG; this is encoded by the coding sequence GTGTCCGACTTCGCTCCCTCGTCCGTCCGGCACCCTGTCCTGGACCGCCCCACCCGAGCCCTGGTGGCCAGGCACGCCGGCCTGCCGTCGGCGGACGACCGGGACCCGGAACAGGCCCGGCTGGGGCTGGCCCGTCTCCAGGAGGAGGGCGACCCGCTCGACGAGGGGGCGACCTCCGCGGAATGGCTCGCGCTCCCCGGCGGGCCGACCGGGCACGTACGGGTGAAGGTGGTCAGGCCCGCCGACAGCGTCGGCGAGATCCCCGTCGTGCTGTTCCTGCACGGCCTCGGCTGGGTGCTCGGTGACGCCGGCACCCATGAGCGCCTGGTGCGCGAACTGGCGCTCGGCGCGGACGCGGCCGTGGTCTTCGTGGAGTACGAGCGCGCCCCCGAGGCGCGGTACCCGGTCGCCGTCGAGCAGTGCTACGCGGTCGCGCGGTGGATCCACGAGCAGGGCGCCGAGATCGGCCTGGACGGGAGCCGGATGGCCGCGGTGGGCGACTCCGCGGGCGCCAACCTGGTGGCGGCGCTGACCCTGCTCGCCAAGGAGCGCGGCGGGGTGCGGCTGCTCCAGCAGGTGCTGCTCTGCCCGGTCACCGACGCCGACTTCGACACCCCGTCGTACCGGGAGTTCGCCAAGGGCTACTTCCTCGGCCGGGAGACCATGCGCTGGTTCTGGGACCAGTACCTGCCCGACGTACGGCAGCGCAGCGAGGTCACCGCGTCGCCGTTGCAGGCATCCCTGGAGCAGCTCACCGGACTGCCCCCGACGCTGGTGGTCACCAGCGAGGCCGACGTGGTGCGCGACGAGGGCGAGGCCTACGCGGACAAGCTCCGCGCGGCCGGCGTGGCGGTGGTCTCGATGCGCTACCACGGGACGATCCACGGCTTCATGGTGCTCGCCCCGCTGCACGACACGGACGCCGCCCGGGCGGCCCGCATCCAGATCCTGGACACCGTTCACGTCGCCCTGCACCGGTACGGCGGCTGA